Genomic window (Chloroflexota bacterium):
ATCATTCTTCTCTTTACCTTGCTCCAGTTTCGCATTTCGGATCGCTGGGTCTTCTACGAAGGCAAGCTGCGTGAGTGACCGATCGTTGCAGGAGCGGAGAACGAATCGCGGATCGATGGATGAGATGAGGAGTGCTCACAGGAGGTGAAATGCAGGCCAAGTCCCTCGTGCGTGCCAGAGGCCCCGCCCGCCAGTGGATCACGCCCAAGCGCATCCGGGGTTGGGTGCGCGATGCGTTCTGGTATGCCGTGCTGAGTTTCTTCGCCGTCGTCCTGGCGTTGCCACTGGCCTGGCTGGTATCCACGTCCTTGAAGACGGGGGCTCAGACGTTCGTCATGCCGCCCAAGTGGATCCCCGATCCGATCGTCTGGGAGAACTATCCGGAGGCCTTTCGGGCGGTTCCCTTTCACCGCTATTTCTGGAACACGATGCAGATCGTCGTCTTTGCCACGCTGGGAACGTTGATCACGGCTTCCATGTCCGCTTTCGCCTTCGCCCGCCTCCGGTTCCCCGGGCGAGGGTTCCTGTTCGGCCTGGTTCTGTCCACCCTGATGTTGCCCGGCATCATCACGTTGATCCCCACGTTTATCCTTTTCCGGCGGCTGGGATGGGTGAATACGCTGTTGCCGTTGATCGTGCCCTCCTGGTTCGGGGGCGGCGCGTTCAACATCTTCCTCATCCGGCAGTTCTTCATGACGCTTCCCTATGACCTGGATGAGGCTGCCCGGATCGACGGGGCGAGCAACTTCCGCATCTACTGGAACATCCTGCTGCCGCTTTCCAAGCCAGCGCTCGCCACCGTGGGCGTGTTCTCCTTCATCCATCACTGGAACGACTTCTTCCTGCCTCTGGTCTACCTGCAGGACACCAGCAAGTGGACCATGGCCATCGGCCTGCAGGGGTTCAAGGACCTGTATTCGACCAGCTGGAACTTGATGATGGCTGCCTCAACGGCCATGATCATCCCGCTGTTGATCCTCTTCTTCTTCGCCCAGCGGTACTTCGTCAGCGGCATCCATCTGACTGGCATCGCGGGGCGATAGAGGCGGAGTTTTCGGGCGATCATCTGAGGTGCGACGCGTCTCTTGAGGCGCGTCGCACCTTTCTGAGAGTGCGTCTGAAAATTCGCCGGCAAGGTGCCTGGGGGCATCCCCCAACTGCGTGCTCCACAGGGGGAGGTGGGAGAAAGGCTTTTTTCGGGGAAGCTTCGCCCCTCGAGCCTCCCCATGGCAGGAGCAACGGAGTCTCTCAGACACGCTCTGAGATCTAGGTGCCCCGGCTATCCGGCTACGGGCCGACCTCGATCAGCTCCACGGCCCGCGCCGGGATCGTCCCCTCGTAGACGGCGGATCTCTCGTTCAGACGTCCCACGGGTATGCGCCCTCGCCTGTTGATGCGGTATATCCGCCGGCCCGCGCCCGCGTCCTCGATCCTCCACGTGATGTGGTGTGGGCGATCGCTGATGTTCGCCAGCGCCAGCCCGCGTCGCTCGTCGGGGGCGACCCATTGTGAGGCGAGCACGGCGGGCATGCGCCTGCGGACCACGTGTTCCTCGTCCGGTGGCGTGTAGATCCCCCGCACCAGGAACTCCACAATGATCTCGGGTACATCGAGATCAGGCGGCCGCAGCCATCGGCCGTAGAGCAGGAAGGGAGCGGCCAGGAGCCGCGTGTGCACCAGATCGCGCAGGAAGCGCCAATGGGGTTGCAGGCGCGGGTCCTCGAGCTGCTCGGGGTGAACGTTGGCCACCATAGGCTGAGCGCCTGCCACGAATGCTCGCCCCAGTTCGGCATAGAACGCGTCCACGAAGTCCCGCTCGTCGAACCGATGAGACCGGACGGGGCCCTGGGGATGGGGCCACAGCTCATCGTAAGGGGGCGGCGCCAGGGAGGCGTACGATCCAAAGTGCAGCGCGTGGTCATGGTACACCGCGGCGAAGAGAGGCACGGGCTCCCAGTTCAGCCCGATGCGATCGTAGAATCCCATCCGCTCGAACGAGTTGTCCAGCACCAGGAAGGCGTCGAAGAGATCCAGATAGGCCTCGCAGGAGCCCTCGGTGGGGAACATGGCGTCGGGGTGGGCCTGCACCGCGCGACGGACACGCTTGATGAGCTGGCGATAGCCCTGACACCAGTGGTTTCCCCCGCCCGGCGGGTGAGGGTGTTGTGGGTCGAAACATAGCTGCGGGGAGGAGATGCCGATCTGATCGATGTAAACGCCGTCCAGCCCGTAGCGGTTCACCAGATCGTCGGCCAGGCTGCTCAGCGTCGTCTGCCAGAGCGCGGTGGTGGGGCACATGGGCGCCATTTCCGCCCGATTGAAGACGTTGTATA
Coding sequences:
- a CDS encoding carbohydrate ABC transporter permease; translation: MALPLAWLVSTSLKTGAQTFVMPPKWIPDPIVWENYPEAFRAVPFHRYFWNTMQIVVFATLGTLITASMSAFAFARLRFPGRGFLFGLVLSTLMLPGIITLIPTFILFRRLGWVNTLLPLIVPSWFGGGAFNIFLIRQFFMTLPYDLDEAARIDGASNFRIYWNILLPLSKPALATVGVFSFIHHWNDFFLPLVYLQDTSKWTMAIGLQGFKDLYSTSWNLMMAASTAMIIPLLILFFFAQRYFVSGIHLTGIAGR